One genomic segment of Micromonospora sp. WMMC415 includes these proteins:
- a CDS encoding thiamine phosphate synthase: MPAGVVLLTDRRVARRPLVDVVSGAVAGGVRWVVLREKDLPRPDRAALAADLRAVLAPVGGTLVVAGPDPLDGDAVHLPAAGPYPPPRLGLVGRSCHDRTELARLTTEDYATLSPVYPTRTKPGYGPPLHPQGLRTLTGACPVPVLALGGIETAEQVRACVQAGAAGVAVLGAVMRSADPAEAAGALTNAFDQAARQAGGEP, encoded by the coding sequence GTGCCGGCCGGCGTCGTGCTGCTCACCGATCGGCGGGTGGCGCGGCGGCCGCTCGTCGACGTGGTGTCGGGCGCGGTGGCCGGGGGAGTGCGGTGGGTGGTGCTGCGGGAGAAGGACCTGCCCCGCCCCGACCGTGCCGCGCTCGCGGCCGACCTGCGCGCCGTCCTCGCGCCGGTGGGCGGCACCCTGGTCGTCGCCGGCCCGGACCCGCTCGACGGGGACGCCGTGCACCTGCCCGCCGCCGGCCCGTACCCGCCGCCGCGTCTCGGTCTGGTCGGCCGCTCCTGCCATGACCGCACCGAGCTCGCCCGACTCACCACCGAGGACTACGCCACCCTCTCACCCGTCTACCCCACGCGGACCAAACCCGGCTACGGCCCACCCCTCCACCCCCAGGGCCTGCGCACGCTGACCGGAGCGTGCCCCGTGCCGGTCCTGGCCCTCGGCGGCATCGAGACGGCAGAGCAGGTGCGCGCCTGCGTCCAGGCGGGAGCGGCGGGCGTGGCGGTGCTGGGTGCCGTCATGCGTTCAGCGGACCCGGCAGAGGCAGCGGGCGCCCTCACCAACGCCTTCGACCAAGCCGCTCGACAAGCAGGGGGAGAGCCGTGA
- the thiD gene encoding bifunctional hydroxymethylpyrimidine kinase/phosphomethylpyrimidine kinase, with product MTPTTVLTIAGSDSGGGAGIQADLKVFAALGAYGTSVLTAVTAQNTRGVDAVLPLPPRTVADQLGSVLADFTVRAVKTGMLGAPAIADVVADAAKDGRLPHLVVDPVLVATSGHALGVVAAVERLLPYAKVATPNCAEAAAITGRPVSTVEEMVAAAEALAAGGPEHVVVTGGDVDADGEAVDVLHGGGVTTLLRAPRVRTRHNHGTGCSFSAAVAVRLALGDPVPAAVATAKEYVTRALTGARDWELGAGHGPLDHFGWSA from the coding sequence GTGACGCCAACGACAGTCCTCACCATCGCCGGCTCCGACTCCGGCGGCGGCGCCGGCATCCAGGCCGACCTGAAGGTCTTCGCCGCGCTCGGGGCGTACGGCACCAGCGTCCTCACGGCCGTCACCGCGCAGAACACCCGGGGTGTCGACGCCGTCCTGCCGCTGCCGCCGCGCACGGTCGCCGACCAGTTGGGCAGTGTGCTCGCCGACTTCACCGTCCGGGCGGTCAAGACCGGCATGCTGGGCGCCCCGGCGATCGCCGACGTGGTCGCCGACGCGGCGAAGGACGGGCGGCTGCCGCACCTCGTCGTCGACCCGGTGCTGGTCGCGACGAGTGGCCACGCGCTGGGTGTGGTCGCGGCGGTGGAGCGGCTGCTGCCGTACGCGAAGGTGGCGACGCCGAACTGCGCGGAGGCCGCGGCCATCACCGGACGTCCGGTGTCCACGGTCGAGGAGATGGTGGCCGCCGCGGAGGCCCTCGCGGCCGGCGGCCCGGAGCACGTCGTGGTCACCGGCGGCGACGTGGACGCGGACGGCGAGGCCGTCGACGTGCTGCACGGCGGCGGCGTCACCACCCTGCTCCGCGCGCCCCGGGTGCGGACCCGGCACAACCACGGGACCGGATGTTCGTTCTCGGCGGCGGTCGCCGTCCGGCTCGCCCTGGGCGATCCGGTGCCGGCGGCCGTCGCCACCGCCAAGGAGTACGTCACCCGGGCGCTGACCGGTGCCCGGGACTGGGAGCTGGGTGCGGGACACGGCCCGCTGGACCACTTCGGCTGGTCCGCTTGA
- the thiC gene encoding phosphomethylpyrimidine synthase ThiC, whose product MQARRKVYVEGSRPDIRVPFAEVDLTGDNPPVRLYDTSGPGSGPEVGLPPLRGPWIASRGDVAPARGAGTPLAGVDGKRPTQLAYARAGIVTPEMEFVAIREGVAPEFVRDEIAAGRAVLPLNVNHPECEPAIIGKAFLVKVNANIGTSAVTSSIAEEVEKLTWATRWGADTVMDLSTGKRIHETREAIVRNSPVPIGTVPIYQALEKVGGDPVKLSWEVFRETIVEQAEQGVDYMTVHAGVLLPYVPLAVGRVTGIVSRGGSIMAAWCLAHHQENFLYTNFRELCEILARYDVTFSLGDGLRPGSIADANDEAQFAELRTLGELTKVAWEHDVQVMIEGPGHVPMHKIKENVDLQQEWCHEAPFYTLGPLITDIAPAYDHITSAIGAAMIGMFGTAMLCYVTPKEHLGLPDRDDVKAGVIAYKIAAHAADLAKGHPGAQAWDDALSKARFEFRWEDQFNLSLDPETARAYHDATLPAEPAKTAHFCSMCGPKFCSMKITQELKEYAARGMKDKSDEFVASGSRVYLPLA is encoded by the coding sequence ATGCAGGCACGTCGCAAGGTCTACGTCGAGGGTTCGCGGCCGGACATCCGGGTGCCGTTCGCCGAGGTCGACCTCACCGGTGACAACCCGCCGGTACGGCTCTACGACACGTCCGGGCCGGGTTCGGGCCCCGAGGTCGGGCTACCGCCGCTGCGCGGGCCGTGGATCGCGTCGCGCGGGGATGTGGCGCCCGCCCGGGGTGCGGGCACCCCGCTCGCCGGGGTGGACGGCAAGCGGCCGACGCAGCTCGCGTACGCCCGGGCGGGCATCGTCACGCCGGAGATGGAGTTCGTGGCGATCCGGGAGGGCGTGGCCCCGGAGTTCGTGCGCGACGAGATCGCGGCCGGCCGGGCGGTCCTGCCGTTGAACGTCAACCACCCGGAGTGCGAGCCGGCGATCATCGGCAAGGCCTTCCTGGTCAAGGTCAACGCCAACATCGGCACGTCCGCGGTGACCTCGTCCATCGCCGAGGAGGTGGAGAAGCTGACCTGGGCGACGCGCTGGGGCGCGGACACCGTGATGGACCTGTCGACCGGCAAGCGGATCCACGAGACGCGCGAGGCGATCGTGCGGAACTCGCCGGTGCCGATCGGCACGGTCCCGATCTACCAGGCGCTGGAGAAGGTCGGCGGTGACCCGGTGAAGCTGAGCTGGGAGGTGTTCCGGGAGACGATCGTCGAGCAGGCCGAGCAGGGCGTCGACTACATGACGGTGCACGCGGGTGTGCTGCTGCCGTACGTGCCCCTCGCGGTCGGCCGGGTGACCGGCATCGTGTCCCGGGGCGGCTCGATCATGGCGGCCTGGTGCCTGGCGCACCACCAGGAGAACTTCCTCTACACCAACTTCCGGGAGCTGTGCGAGATCCTGGCCCGCTACGACGTGACGTTCTCGCTCGGCGACGGCCTGCGGCCCGGCTCGATCGCGGACGCCAACGACGAGGCGCAGTTCGCCGAGCTGCGCACGCTCGGCGAGCTGACGAAGGTCGCGTGGGAGCACGACGTCCAGGTGATGATCGAGGGCCCGGGCCACGTGCCGATGCACAAGATCAAGGAGAACGTGGACCTCCAGCAGGAGTGGTGCCACGAAGCGCCGTTCTACACCCTCGGGCCGTTGATCACGGACATCGCACCCGCGTACGACCACATCACCTCGGCCATCGGTGCGGCGATGATCGGCATGTTCGGCACGGCGATGCTCTGCTACGTCACCCCGAAGGAGCACCTCGGCCTGCCGGACCGGGACGACGTGAAGGCCGGCGTGATCGCGTACAAGATCGCGGCGCACGCGGCGGACCTGGCCAAGGGGCACCCCGGCGCGCAGGCGTGGGACGACGCGCTGTCCAAGGCGCGCTTCGAGTTCCGGTGGGAGGACCAGTTCAACCTCTCGCTGGACCCGGAGACCGCGCGCGCGTACCACGACGCCACGCTCCCGGCCGAGCCGGCGAAGACGGCCCACTTCTGCTCGATGTGCGGGCCGAAGTTCTGCTCCATGAAGATCACGCAGGAGCTCAAGGAGTACGCGGCCCGCGGCATGAAGGACAAGTCCGACGAGTTCGTGGCCTCCGGTAGCCGCGTCTACCTGCCCCTGGCCTGA
- a CDS encoding cupin, translating into MTDTDLDLGPVGQEIVYENDRVRVWHIKLEPGERQPLHRHDHPYLVVAIQGAKNVVQTVDGTRIDADEPTGGVVYRDPGAVHMLTNVGGTTYLARLVELK; encoded by the coding sequence ATGACCGACACCGACCTCGACCTCGGCCCGGTGGGCCAGGAGATCGTGTACGAGAACGACCGGGTCCGGGTCTGGCACATCAAGCTGGAGCCGGGCGAACGGCAGCCGCTGCACCGGCACGACCACCCGTACCTGGTGGTGGCCATCCAGGGCGCGAAGAACGTGGTGCAGACCGTCGACGGCACCCGCATCGACGCCGACGAGCCGACCGGCGGCGTCGTCTACCGGGACCCCGGGGCGGTGCACATGCTCACCAACGTCGGCGGCACGACGTACCTGGCCCGGCTGGTCGAACTCAAGTAG
- a CDS encoding LLM class F420-dependent oxidoreductase — protein sequence MRVSLFTEPHRGASYDDQLRFARRAEDCGYEGFLRADHYRAMGDEPALPGPTDAWLTLAALARETSRIRLGTLVTSATFRLPGPLAVMVAQVDQMSGGRVELGIGAGWYEREHTAYGIPFPGVAERFDRLAEQLEIVTGLWRTPADETFSYTGAHYRLVDAPALPKPVQVAGPPVIVGGRGPKRTPELAARYADEFNMPFTSVSQTAAAYERVREACEQTGRAESGRPPLAFSAGIVVAIGRTDAEARHRAAPLHVPSALPPEDPVVGSPAQLVDRIGEFAAIGAGRVHLRLIDLADLDHLELIAAEVLPQLDGLR from the coding sequence ATGCGGGTGTCCCTGTTCACCGAGCCGCACCGGGGAGCGAGCTACGACGACCAGCTCCGGTTCGCGCGCCGGGCCGAGGACTGCGGGTACGAGGGCTTCCTCCGCGCCGACCACTACCGGGCGATGGGTGACGAACCCGCGCTCCCCGGCCCCACCGACGCCTGGCTGACGCTGGCCGCCCTGGCCCGGGAGACCAGCCGGATCCGGCTCGGCACGCTGGTCACCTCGGCGACGTTCCGGCTGCCCGGGCCGCTGGCCGTGATGGTGGCCCAGGTGGACCAGATGAGCGGCGGCCGGGTCGAGCTGGGCATCGGCGCCGGGTGGTACGAACGCGAGCACACCGCGTACGGCATCCCGTTCCCCGGCGTCGCCGAGCGCTTCGACCGGCTCGCCGAACAGCTGGAGATCGTCACCGGGCTGTGGCGCACCCCGGCGGACGAGACGTTCAGCTACACCGGCGCCCACTACCGTCTGGTCGACGCTCCGGCGCTGCCGAAGCCGGTGCAGGTGGCCGGCCCACCGGTGATCGTGGGCGGGCGCGGCCCGAAGCGCACCCCCGAGCTGGCCGCCCGGTACGCCGACGAGTTCAACATGCCGTTCACCTCGGTGTCCCAGACGGCCGCCGCGTACGAGCGGGTCCGCGAGGCGTGCGAGCAGACCGGACGCGCCGAGTCCGGCCGGCCGCCGCTGGCGTTCTCCGCCGGGATCGTGGTGGCGATCGGACGCACCGACGCCGAGGCCCGGCACCGGGCCGCGCCCCTGCACGTGCCGAGCGCCCTTCCGCCGGAGGACCCGGTGGTCGGCTCGCCCGCGCAGCTCGTCGACCGCATCGGCGAGTTCGCCGCGATCGGCGCCGGCCGCGTGCACCTGCGCCTGATCGACCTCGCCGACCTCGACCACCTGGAACTCATCGCCGCCGAGGTGCTTCCCCAACTGGACGGACTCCGATGA
- a CDS encoding ABC transporter ATP-binding protein encodes MIRLSGVSRTFDGRSGRVEALRGIDLEVTEGEFVAVVGRSGCGKSTLLRLVAGLLPVTAGEVTVGGTPISRPRRDVAMLFQRPALLPWRTVLDNVLLPVEIFGWKRAKHRDRARQLLELAGLAGFEKRLPHELSGGMQQRVALCRSLIGEPRVMLMDEPFSALDALTREELSGELQRVHMETSATVVFVTHSIDEAVLLADRVVVLSPRPGRIRSVVDVAVPRPRTLGRNAHLADVAQVSADLHELLMEKDMPAPAEDR; translated from the coding sequence ATGATCCGTCTGTCCGGCGTATCCCGCACCTTCGACGGCCGTTCCGGCCGGGTGGAGGCCCTGCGCGGCATCGACCTCGAAGTCACCGAGGGCGAGTTCGTCGCCGTCGTCGGCCGTTCCGGCTGCGGCAAGTCCACCCTGCTGCGGCTGGTCGCCGGCCTGCTGCCGGTCACCGCCGGGGAGGTCACGGTCGGCGGCACCCCGATCAGCCGCCCCCGCCGGGACGTCGCCATGCTGTTCCAGCGGCCGGCGCTGCTGCCGTGGCGCACCGTGCTCGACAACGTCCTGCTCCCGGTCGAGATCTTCGGCTGGAAACGGGCGAAGCACCGCGACCGGGCCCGGCAACTGCTGGAGCTGGCCGGCCTGGCCGGCTTCGAGAAGCGGCTGCCGCACGAGCTCTCCGGCGGGATGCAGCAACGGGTGGCGTTGTGCCGCTCCCTCATCGGTGAGCCGCGGGTCATGCTCATGGACGAGCCGTTCTCCGCACTGGACGCGCTCACCCGGGAGGAGCTCTCCGGTGAGCTGCAGCGGGTGCACATGGAGACGTCCGCGACGGTCGTCTTCGTCACCCACTCGATCGACGAGGCCGTCCTGCTCGCCGACCGGGTGGTGGTGCTCAGCCCCCGCCCCGGCCGCATCCGCAGCGTCGTCGACGTGGCCGTCCCCCGGCCGCGCACCCTCGGCCGCAACGCGCACCTGGCCGACGTCGCCCAGGTCAGCGCCGACCTGCACGAGCTGCTGATGGAGAAGGACATGCCGGCCCCGGCGGAGGACCGATGA
- a CDS encoding ABC transporter substrate-binding protein — translation MRRLTRTVAAASMAAALAFVAACSSGSDSTEDAKGGDGGSVEKVTYLTSFGNFGRDSYAWVAKDKGFFRDAGFDVEIKPGQGTGSVIQTIVGGQAQFGPIDLTGGLLQLGNGQAKDFVAVAAIQQRTMAAIATVEGKNIASPKDLEGKKLADTPGSVVRNLFPTYAKMAGVDASKVTWVNGEAQTLMGTLASGAVDGIGQFVVGQPTIETVTKKKAVLLPYSNVMQDLYGNVLITSSKIAKEDPEMVKRFAGALLKGLEYALANPQEAADILKKNVPAAVPAAAKAELELMAGYVRSSNTGTQLGTLDSGRVAKSIAILQGAGALKQNLTPDQIIDFSLAPKA, via the coding sequence ATGAGAAGGCTGACCCGTACGGTCGCCGCGGCCTCGATGGCTGCCGCCCTCGCGTTCGTCGCGGCCTGCAGCAGCGGCTCGGACTCCACCGAGGACGCCAAGGGCGGCGACGGCGGTTCCGTGGAGAAGGTGACGTACCTCACGTCGTTCGGCAACTTCGGCCGGGACTCCTACGCCTGGGTGGCGAAGGACAAGGGCTTCTTCCGCGACGCCGGCTTCGACGTCGAGATCAAGCCCGGCCAGGGCACCGGCAGCGTCATCCAGACGATCGTCGGCGGCCAGGCGCAGTTCGGTCCGATCGACCTGACCGGCGGCCTGCTCCAGCTCGGCAACGGCCAGGCCAAGGACTTCGTCGCGGTGGCCGCGATCCAGCAGCGAACCATGGCCGCCATCGCCACCGTCGAGGGCAAGAACATCGCCTCGCCGAAGGACCTGGAGGGCAAGAAGCTCGCCGACACCCCCGGCTCCGTGGTCCGCAACCTCTTCCCGACGTACGCGAAGATGGCCGGCGTCGACGCGAGCAAGGTGACCTGGGTCAACGGTGAGGCCCAGACGCTCATGGGCACCCTGGCCTCCGGCGCGGTGGACGGCATCGGGCAGTTCGTCGTCGGCCAGCCCACGATCGAGACCGTCACCAAGAAGAAGGCGGTCCTGCTGCCGTACAGCAACGTGATGCAGGACCTCTACGGCAACGTGCTGATCACCTCCTCCAAGATCGCCAAGGAGGACCCGGAGATGGTCAAGCGGTTCGCCGGCGCCCTGCTGAAGGGCCTGGAGTACGCCCTGGCCAACCCGCAGGAGGCGGCCGACATCCTGAAGAAGAACGTGCCGGCCGCCGTGCCGGCGGCCGCCAAGGCCGAGCTGGAGCTGATGGCCGGTTACGTCCGGTCCAGCAACACCGGCACCCAGCTCGGCACGCTGGACAGCGGCCGGGTCGCC